The Plasmodium berghei ANKA genome assembly, chromosome: 12 region aatattattactgTGAAATTTCcgataaaaattatgtattaaAAGGCAATGAAATGTTTACAAAaaacatgaaaaaataacgGAAGAAATGAGCGtgcataatttattaagcttaaatatgaatatagtaaagttatgtataatatataaaataaaaaaaaaataatatatatgcatattaatTCGCAAGCATAATTCCCGTAATAATgattcattaatatattgtaATAACACTATTATACTTGAATTCTTTATGCATTATGATAATGTGCATATAATTacttattaaaaataatttttttactatataaataatacattggaaataatatttattgtttattttattttcaaaatttttgttaaagtttcctaaaaaaaatatactaatgttataaatatattaaaagttttataaagataaactatgcattttataatatatgacCAGGATAATTTGATAcattgtattatttataattgtaTACAAGAAAggtaaaattatataaaaataaataaataagtatagttatattttttattgtgaataataataaaagttcGAATGTTTATACTTATGAGTAATAagttatttaataattttttttattttaattttaaattttaaaaaaataacccCTCAATTGGGCtacatttaataataatatatacaatttttttagcCTTGTAATGCttgcataatatattaatatatttttatatgattttaGTATAATTTTAGACATAATAGCACATATTGTATGTGTGCCGACAATAAAGaaacatgcatatatatatatataagtaatatgtatattgtGTCATTTGCACAGcatcataatatttttaaatatatgtttcaTTGTGGGAATATTTATCGAACTGTATAATTAAAGTATGCTATtgaatgttttattttgttgttTGTACAATAAGttcttttaattatatgcTAAACGTTCCTGTAGGAAGATAAGCACATAACAGTTTTAAGCATATtatctctttttttattttgtatttaaaaaaaatagtgcAAAATGTTTACCACAACGGGTAAGCTTATTTACGCTGTTGAGCATACCCCGTCCACGAGTAAGGACTCGACTGCGGTTTACAGAAATCCAAAATTCAATGATAAGTTGTTGGATAATTTTGAGGATAATccattaaataatttatgggatatgtttaataaatcagctgagaaatataaaaatagacaTTGCTTTGGTACAAGAATTcgtaaaaatgataaattagGTGAATATAAATGGAAAACATTTAAAGAAGTACAGGaattgataatattaatcGGTTCTGGTTTAATGAATAAGAATATATGCCCATTAATTGAATGTAATGATACAAAAATTCCACGAGCACGATTTTTAGGTTTATATTTACCTAACTGTGAAGAATGGAACATTTGTGATTTTAGTTGTAATGCATTTAATATCATTACAGTACCATTATATGATTCATTAGGTATAGAATCAagtaaatttatattagaTCAAACAATGATGCAAACAATTATGTGTAATAAAACATGTGGCttgaaattaataaaatctTTAGATAAATTtgatcatatatatataaaaacattaatattagtagaaaaagaaatagaTCCAGAAATAGAAAGCACATGcaacaaattaaatataaaaatagtaacaTGGGATGATTTAATAGAAgcaggaaaaaaaaaaaaattagatcCTAAACCAGGAAAATTAAGTGATGTTTCTTCAATATGTTATACATCTGGTACTACTGGATATCCTAAGGGAGTTATAATGACTAACCAGAATTTTATTGCACAAATTGCTTCATCTTGTTTGGGGCCATCCAAATTTCCTATgcttaatataaatgaaaaagataCCCACTTATCTTATCTTCCATTAGCACATGTTTATGAAAGAATTATGATGTgtttatttctatatttagGAATAAGGGTTGGATATTATTCAGGAAATATATTAGCCTTAACTGATGATATTCAAGAATTAAAGCCAACGTTATTTCTTAGTGTACCTAgattatataatagaaTACATGAAAGAATATGtaattcattaaaaaaaaaatcatctGTGGTCCAATCATTATTTCATAAGGGACTAGAccataaaattaaaaaattaaataatacagGAAATCCTTGGAGTCTTTTTTGGgatacattattatttaataaagcaaaaaaaatattaggTGGAAATTTAAGAGGAATGTTAAATGGTTCTGCTCCACTTGGTGTAGAAGTAgcgaaaaaattaaaatgtatattttgtgTACCATTAATGGAAGGATTTGGTATGACTGAAGGGTTGGGctgtttatttattacaaatCCTATTGATCCAGATGTGGGGCATATTGGTGGCCCATTACCATCTGttgaatataaattagTTTCTGTACCTgaaatgaattatttagTTACAGATAATCCACCACGAGGTGAATTACTTTTAAGAGGCCCAACTATATGTAATTTAggatattttaaattagaaaaagaaaCGAATGAATTATTGGATAGTGATGGATGGATGAAAACAGGAGATATTGCATCTTTTAGTCAAAATCAATCAATAACTATTATtgatagaaaaaaaaatatatttaaattatcacAAGGTGAATATGTAGCTgtagaaaaaatagaatCTGTTTATAAAcaatcattatttattgcacaaatatttgtttttggATATTCTTATGAATCATTTTTAGTTTGTATTGTTTTTCCATCGGTTGATACGATGCGTATATGGGCAAaggaaaacaaaataaataaatcaaatgaagaaattataaaattagaaaaattcaaaaatgaTGTTATGAAagatttaattaaaataggTAAAACTGATGGATTAAATGGATATGAACAAATTAAagatattcattttattatggAGGGATTTACTATTGAGAATGATTTGATGACGCCAActggaaaaataaaaaggcACGCTGTACAGAATAAATTCAAACAAGAAATTGACAAAATGTatgaaaatgtaaaaaaggCATGATTAAAGAATAAAGAACTGAGTGAAAATGAAAGCAAAGTGAAATGGAATATGATATATTGGGAGGGTTATATTAATGTTAGACATGATCTTCTTTAAGGGATCAAACAATATCACATGATAAATCAAAAGGACAAGTTGCCCCTATAACAGTGCATTTCCATtgcaatttatttttttcatttttttcttcattgttttttttcattttttttcttattattttttgcttaaaaaaattacaaaaactGTGAgcatagtatatatattattgtagAGCTATATTTCATTCTATGCAAACTTAAAATTCATACcgtttaatttattatgtatattttttttttattgctGATTATTGAGAGTTTCTTAATCatagatatattatttgtattgtttattcctttttttaggaatatatttacccatatattgaatatatatacgcattaataataatagttgTGTATACAATTGCTGAATCGAACAACTGTATTGTTAATTTGTATGATTtgtattatacatatataagaTTCGAAATTGGTTTATGCTtactatattattatttatttaaaaaatttttttaaaatatattataaaggATTTTTACATCTTCACAAAGCCAACCATGTagttatatatgtgtatgaAAATATGGCTAGGCATGCAACTACTTTTTCAAAGAATCACAAACATAAagatatttttgtttatcaTTAATTTGAGAAATAACGATTCACCATAAAATTGGGAACAAAATATGGGGGATTTATTTTGctataaatgtatattatgttttggaattttcatttttttaataaaccatttttatcttatataattttgtacaCACACacttatgtatatataattttttaatttataatattatatattttttcaatccCATTTTCccctttttatattcattgtAAATCtaaaattaagaaaaatatatatatatatatatatatatatatataatataggTATGAGAAaagttatttatatatttttattttgtatacatgtgtatattatggaaaaacaaaaaaagagGATAGACTtgtaaagaaaaaacacaaaataaaatctgTTCTTTCTAATAAGTtgatatttaaatattttttttagtgttatcttaaaagtatatatattttttaccagtatattatattgttcATAATTCATTGTTATGCGATTAAGGCgttgattatttttttaattatttttatgttttttttatgctttttttacacttttttttatactttttataatttttacacttttttttatactttttataatttttacactttttttatactttattatttaatttgtatattgTTGTAACATTTTACACATAAAATAactgttaaaaaaatatggaataCATTATCATTTCCTAAAATATGTACCTTATgaattgtttattttaaaacaaaaaaaaggtACTAAAAAGAGAGGGAAAATAAAAGGTATATTagtgataaaaatataactaataatttgagaaaaaaatatatattgtataataAAGGGAAAGATAAAAgtaatttgtttttcatATGGATGCCCTATCGAGGTGATATATCATCGATACAactatgtatatataaatacagtttttctatttattatgttagtatatttgtattttttcatttatgtGTGAAAAAtagtgtatatatttttacgaatttttttttgttttggCGCTTCTTAGAATATTATGTTCACAATCCCAACcagaattattatttatgaacagaaaattttgaaaagaAGTGTGCAAATAAATAGTGATTAAATTATAAGATGCATTTAGATACTAATGATAGCTTTGAAAGAAATGATGacattaatttaaatgcatttgttaaaaaaaaagaaaaaaaaagaaaaagaaatgaaaaGGATGAATCAGAAAGTTCAAACGAAAACAGTAACCATATAGAGAAGCacaaagaaaatattataaaaataaacagcGATTTTATGGTAAATGATTCTGAAATATATGATAGAAATTTATTGcctaataaaaattatattaaacaaaatgagcttgaaaaagaaagaaatgataaaattaactataataaaaaaaatacaaaatttatgaaaataaacacaaatttaaataactATTCTAGTGATATACAAAATGATGTAAACATGTTAGATTCAAGAAAAAGTAGTTCTgtcacatttttttcaaaaaaaataggaacaaatgaaaaaaaaaatgataaaaatttatcaaaaagAACAGAAATAAGTAATAATAGTGGAAATGATAGTGATAGCTCCAATTGGTTAGAACATATTATTAGAGATAAAGAAGAGGAAAatgctaaaaaaaatgtcaaTATTAATTTCAATCAAGTTCTTATCCAAACATCTAACAAAAATGATACACAAGAATTATATGATGATGGgtttgaaaataatgtatttaACATTAGTGTATTGGATGATGCAGATATAAAAAGTTTTTATGGAACTACtgggaaaataataaaattgagaatacgtaattttttaaatcatgaaaatttagaattatcttttaattgttataaaaatataattattggaaaaaatggaaaaggTAAAAGTGCAATAGCTCAAGCTATAGCTGTTGGGTTAGGTAGCCAAGGGAAAAATGCAGGTCGAGATGCGAGTATAGCTAATTACATAAAagattatgataaaaataaaaaaaatttaatttgtcatattgaaatatttttgtcaaATTCTGGtattaattcatttaaaaGACATATATATGGAGATATACTAGTAGTGAAAAGAGTTATATCTTCTCATAGTagtaaattttatatttatggaCTTAACAATTGTAATCGAAAATCTGGTTTAATGTATCCAATTTTTAGTGACACATCAAAACGGGTTCATTCGATTCATAATACATTAGATAATCCGTTTAATTGTGAATCTACATCTAATTTAGATGCAAGTTACCAATCAGTAGGTCAAAGAAGAGAACAAAATAGGGAATCTATATTTAAACAAGCGCAAAAACGAGGGTATATAGAAAACTATCTCaatgtaataaaattgaatataaaaagtcCATGTGTATATTTAGATCAAGAAAAAGgtaaaatgttttttagTAATATTAGTGAAAAAggattatataaattttttatgacaTCTGTTGGTTTAGATGCTGTAGAAGAAgaaattgaaaaagaaaCTAACCAATTGGAAGAATGTGAAAAACagataaaacaaaaagaaatattattatcaccACAAGTagaagaattaaataatatgaaaaaaagaaatgatttattatgttatgaatttaaaaagttaaaaaaatatgacaaTTGTTATAAggtttttgtattttatgaatTGCTAAAAAGcactataattttttttaatgaatatttaaaatctgaaaatttaaaaaatgaaaaagtgataaataatatagaaaacaaaatgtgtaatattgttaagaaaaatgaaagcATTAAAGAGGAACTAAATAAAttgataaatatgaataataaaatatacaatttagtttcaaaaaatatgacaaaaataaacaaatatactAGTATGctaaatgaattaaaagatttaaaaagtagttatataaaacaaaaagaatACATAGTAACTGATTTAAGCATATTgaataaaagaaaagaaaataaaaatttaataaaagagcatttaaataaatatgaacatCAAATGAATtcattaaatgaaaaaatgacaaatgaaaaaaaaaaagaaaaggaTTTACAATTAGAAATCAATCAAAAAGAAAATCAAATTTACGATTTAGAATATtctatacaaaaaatacaaaatcaAATTCAAGAAATAGATAAACAAATAGATATAATTACTAACCAAGCTACagaaatacaaaaaattaaaaacattcatattaaaaaaaaaatgtatatatatggttatgatatatattcaatacggaataatataaaacatacatataaaatcCTGAACAAATCTGAAAGGGAATATTTCCCAATTCCAGATGAATGGAAATTAACAAATCAAACATCTACAAATTTTggtaaatatgaaaataaaaatgaaaatatatttaaatatgaaCCCATTGGACCTATTGgagaatatataaaaattaatgatcgatataaaaatgataaaattttttctataattgAAAAACATCTTGgtgatatattttattcttgGCTAGTCAGTTGTTatgaagataaaaataatttgataaaagCTAGCAATTTTggaaaaaacaatattggaaaattaaatataatagttaCAAATTCATTTAATCATATAACTCGtgaaattttattacaaaatataaatttttttctaaaaaaaattaatggaaatacaatatattcatatttaaatatagatTTACTTCCAacatctttattattttatctttatgataattttaaaattgcaCAAACTTTAATTTGCAACGATTCAAATCAATTAcaagaaatattaaatactaatgataaaagaaatattaaatcGATTTATGTTGTTAATGAATATGTTTTAGTTAAAGTTATGTCAAATGGTGGATTGCATTATCAGCCATTCaaagaagaaaattataaaactccaatttttttaaatttcgaaaaaaatgaaaatgatttttcatataataaggAAAACAATCAAAATAGTAATGacttaaataataaagaaaaggGAGATAGTAATAGTGGGCTCACAAAAGAAGAACAATTAAAAGACTTAAAAGctgaaaaaatgaaaaaaaaagacgaaattgtttttacatctaaaaaaatattatcttataaaaatgtactagaaaaattaaatgaatcTATAAAAAAGTGTAAACTTTCACAAGACGAATTAAGTTATCAACTCAAAAATGTTGATGAACTTATACAAAATcatgataaaatattttctgaACAATTAGATGCcaaaattaatgaaatagaagaaaatacaaatgaaattaatgaatacataaatataattgaaaataaaaaaaaaaatgcagaAAAATTgacattttttcataaatattttatgtctACACATATAGactatttaaaaaaaaaaaaaaaaaaattcaacaATATGATAGAAGAATATGATAgtttaaatgaaatattaattaagttagaaaaagataaattaaaaaatgacgaaatctgtataaaaaataaacaaaaattctTAGCATCTTTGAATAAATTGcattctatatattttgaaacaTTAAATAAAGATGGTTTTCttgataaaatttttttaaaaaaccCATTTTTGGTATTAAAAGAGAGATCTACAAATGTGGAAATAGAAAATGTagttatagaaaaaaaaatagacaaTCAAAATGTTGGtgagttaaaaaaaaaaacagagAAAAATAGTATAGATAAGAAGGATAAGGATTCTGAATTATCATCATCAGAAAGTGAAAAAATTGGTAATAATAACTAtgaaaatgc contains the following coding sequences:
- a CDS encoding acyl-CoA synthetase, putative; protein product: MFTTTGKLIYAVEHTPSTSKDSTAVYRNPKFNDKLLDNFEDNPLNNLWDMFNKSAEKYKNRHCFGTRIRKNDKLGEYKWKTFKEVQELIILIGSGLMNKNICPLIECNDTKIPRARFLGLYLPNCEEWNICDFSCNAFNIITVPLYDSLGIESSKFILDQTMMQTIMCNKTCGLKLIKSLDKFDHIYIKTLILVEKEIDPEIESTCNKLNIKIVTWDDLIEAGKKKKLDPKPGKLSDVSSICYTSGTTGYPKGVIMTNQNFIAQIASSCLGPSKFPMLNINEKDTHLSYLPLAHVYERIMMCLFLYLGIRVGYYSGNILALTDDIQELKPTLFLSVPRLYNRIHERICNSLKKKSSVVQSLFHKGLDHKIKKLNNTGNPWSLFWDTLLFNKAKKILGGNLRGMLNGSAPLGVEVAKKLKCIFCVPLMEGFGMTEGLGCLFITNPIDPDVGHIGGPLPSVEYKLVSVPEMNYLVTDNPPRGELLLRGPTICNLGYFKLEKETNELLDSDGWMKTGDIASFSQNQSITIIDRKKNIFKLSQGEYVAVEKIESVYKQSLFIAQIFVFGYSYESFLVCIVFPSVDTMRIWAKENKINKSNEEIIKLEKFKNDVMKDLIKIGKTDGLNGYEQIKDIHFIMEGFTIENDLMTPTGKIKRHAVQNKFKQEIDKMYENVKKA
- a CDS encoding structural maintenance of chromosomes protein 6, putative, producing the protein MHLDTNDSFERNDDINLNAFVKKKEKKRKRNEKDESESSNENSNHIEKHKENIIKINSDFMVNDSEIYDRNLLPNKNYIKQNELEKERNDKINYNKKNTKFMKINTNLNNYSSDIQNDVNMLDSRKSSSVTFFSKKIGTNEKKNDKNLSKRTEISNNSGNDSDSSNWLEHIIRDKEEENAKKNVNINFNQVLIQTSNKNDTQELYDDGFENNVFNISVLDDADIKSFYGTTGKIIKLRIRNFLNHENLELSFNCYKNIIIGKNGKGKSAIAQAIAVGLGSQGKNAGRDASIANYIKDYDKNKKNLICHIEIFLSNSGINSFKRHIYGDILVVKRVISSHSSKFYIYGLNNCNRKSGLMYPIFSDTSKRVHSIHNTLDNPFNCESTSNLDASYQSVGQRREQNRESIFKQAQKRGYIENYLNVIKLNIKSPCVYLDQEKGKMFFSNISEKGLYKFFMTSVGLDAVEEEIEKETNQLEECEKQIKQKEILLSPQVEELNNMKKRNDLLCYEFKKLKKYDNCYKVFVFYELLKSTIIFFNEYLKSENLKNEKVINNIENKMCNIVKKNESIKEELNKLINMNNKIYNLVSKNMTKINKYTSMLNELKDLKSSYIKQKEYIVTDLSILNKRKENKNLIKEHLNKYEHQMNSLNEKMTNEKKKEKDLQLEINQKENQIYDLEYSIQKIQNQIQEIDKQIDIITNQATEIQKIKNIHIKKKMYIYGYDIYSIRNNIKHTYKILNKSEREYFPIPDEWKLTNQTSTNFGKYENKNENIFKYEPIGPIGEYIKINDRYKNDKIFSIIEKHLGDIFYSWLVSCYEDKNNLIKASNFGKNNIGKLNIIVTNSFNHITREILLQNINFFLKKINGNTIYSYLNIDLLPTSLLFYLYDNFKIAQTLICNDSNQLQEILNTNDKRNIKSIYVVNEYVLVKVMSNGGLHYQPFKEENYKTPIFLNFEKNENDFSYNKENNQNSNDLNNKEKGDSNSGLTKEEQLKDLKAEKMKKKDEIVFTSKKILSYKNVLEKLNESIKKCKLSQDELSYQLKNVDELIQNHDKIFSEQLDAKINEIEENTNEINEYINIIENKKKNAEKLTFFHKYFMSTHIDYLKKKKKKFNNMIEEYDSLNEILIKLEKDKLKNDEICIKNKQKFLASLNKLHSIYFETLNKDGFLDKIFLKNPFLVLKERSTNVEIENVVIEKKIDNQNVGELKKKTEKNSIDKKDKDSELSSSESEKIGNNNYENAYIDMRFIINNFTRNEFEKESLSTPIPLSCLSSFNKMFIISKDCENNIDIGNKCNENSKEINENMYNINDKDKEGEIPYIINLEKYVNEILNNIIKSDQGNEESRKNEREEEMNDLWNDNKINIEGKKYSDILWKKRCEKKMEITEILKTYGFNNNESTDNSMNIFFNNLIDQYSNEEKCYNIQMRQISDLKKNYDMHLSNIKLRKVKYSNVLNKTKEQVTSHFITILKSMNNYKGKIEFDDFKKIIKVMISINQDSSNNTFMEISSLSGGERSTIQMALLASMSLTESSSFHMFDELDVYMDELTRVKNMQQFCKFIDSNGNKQYFFITPHIEITELFWEEAKEKKAKIFSLS